ACTTATTCTTACGGCGAAAATCCATGAAATCCCCGACACGTTATGGTAACATAATTTTATATCACTTTTCATGATTCCGTAAGACCGCAAACTAGTCGTTGTAAAACCTTGAGGAGAGATCATCATGCTTGATCTTTTTAAAAGCATTTTCGATAAAACCGGTAATAGAGAAATTCAGAAAGGATCAATCGACCAGCAACAGAAATTGAAGATCGCCACCTGCGTCACCCTACTCGAAGCTGTCACAGCAGATGACATACTTTCCGATCACGAATTTCACAAGATAATCGAATTACTTAAATCAAAATATGAAATGACCGACACCCAAGTAAATGAATTGATAGAAACGTCTAAAAAAGAGCGCGAAGACTCTGCAGATCTCTGGTATTTCACTAATCTTATAAATGAAAATCTTACAATTGATGAAAAATATGATTTAATGGAAATGATATGGGAGGCGGTTTACTCAGATGGTACGCTTGATAAGTATGAGAATTACATTGCACATAAATTGAGAAATCTCTTAAATCTTGATCATACTAAATTCATCGACATCAAATTAAAGGTTAAGGAAGGAAAGTTATTATAAAAAACTGAAAGTCAGCCGTCACGCCCGAAGCGCCCTACTACTCTTTAGCATATTTAGAAATTCCTTTACCTCCCTTGATTTCACCTTCATGCTTACCTTATTCACTACCAGTTTTGCCGTTATATTCGCTATGGTTTCGATTTCTACTAAATTATTCTTTCTAAGAGTTTCACCGGTTGCACTCAAATCCACTATAACATCCGAAAGCCCGACAATAGGAGCTAG
Above is a window of Thermodesulfobacteriota bacterium DNA encoding:
- a CDS encoding TerB family tellurite resistance protein, which produces MLDLFKSIFDKTGNREIQKGSIDQQQKLKIATCVTLLEAVTADDILSDHEFHKIIELLKSKYEMTDTQVNELIETSKKEREDSADLWYFTNLINENLTIDEKYDLMEMIWEAVYSDGTLDKYENYIAHKLRNLLNLDHTKFIDIKLKVKEGKLL